CAGAATGATGTCATATTGCATCAGGCTGGATGTGGGATCGGTTCCGATGGCTTTGCCTGTCTTCTGCAGATCCTGCCGGATATCAAACAAGGACTGGGGATTCAGGACAAGATGAGGAATCCCGCGTTTTTCGAGCTCCGCCACATTTTTTTCCATGCCCGGCACACTGAGGGATGCGAGTACCAGATCCGGCTGCAGGCCCTCCAGGTCATCCATCCGGATAGAGAGGTCCGGGCCGAGACGCGGAAGCATGTTAACCTGCTCCGGCCAGTCGGAGAAATCATCAACGGCGATCAGCTGATCCAAGGCGCCCAGATAGGCGAGTAATTCCGTGTTGCTTGGACAGATTGAGATTATACGAATATGCGCCACCTCCATTTATTAAAGTGTAGCATACGCTCGCATTTCACTTCAGCCTGGAAGGGAAAATGTATAAAACGGATGAACACAAGGAGGAGGGGCGGAATGAATGCGGTGAAACTGATGGACCCGGATCATTTTCTGATCATCGCCCACAGAGGTGCCAGCGGTTTTGCGCCTGAACATGCAATTGTATAATTCGCTGACCAGCTCGCTTTCCTGCGTGCTTGCGCCGAACTAACTCGGGCTTTACGTCCGAGTGGATTTTGCCACATTGCTGTCCCGCGGGAGTCGCAGCTGATTTGCTCAGTTCTTATGGATAACGGAAGTTATTAAATATTATTATTTTCGTAAATTTAAAATGGAGACAACTGGCAGAACTTCTAATGAATAAAGGTATATCTTATACCCGCTACCAAATCCGTATGTGAAAACACTTAGCTATTTAATTGCGTTCACATGGCAGTATGAGTGTGATGGATATTAATAATACTTATTTTGCTATTAGGCGTTACTAATGGATTCCGTATTATTGCAGGATTTCCACCTCATTTATAGAAATATAGTATCTATCAGAAGGGGGAAATCGATTACGAGAGGAAAGTTTAGTGAATTTTGAAGAAGGCGAACTTTTAAACGTATATTTGTATGAATTGTATTATTTAGCAACAGGCTGTTGCCTGAAGGCAAATTCTGTCCAAGAATTGGGGGTCACTGCACCGGCAGAGGCGGCTTGACCGTTCGTCCGCAGCAAATGGTTTTGCCTGCGACGAGCTTGCGCAGGAGCAAGCGAGCTTTTACGGCCGGAATGCTGGTCTTGAAAAAATGTGAATTCTTTAGACAACTTAATATAGTTTGATTGATTCTATGAAGTAACGTAAAAGAAAAACCCGGAAAACCTGCATATCGCAAGGTTTTCCGGGTTTTAGGTGTCGCATGCTATTAACGTGAGTAGTACTCAACGATAAGAGCTTCGTTGATTTCGCCGGACAGTTCGCCGCGCTCAGGGAGGCGAGTGAATGTGCCGGTTTTCTGTTCGCCGTCGAATGTTACGTAATCCGGTGTGAAGTTGTTCACTTCAACTGATTCGTTCACGATGTCGAGGTTCTGTGATTTTTCGCGGAGCGAGATCGTCTGACCAGGCTTCACGATGTATGATGGGATGTCGAGACGAGCGCCATCTACCATTACGTGGCCGTGGCCGACGAGCTGGCGTGCTTGGCGACGCGTACGTGCAAGACCCATACGGTATACAAGGTTATCCAGACGTGACTCCAAAAGGATCATGAAGTTATCGCCGTGTTTGCCTTGCAATTTGCCTGCTTTGTTGAACAAGTTTTTAAACTGACGCTCAGTCAGTCCGTACATGAAGCGGAGCTTCTGTTTTTCCTGAAGCTGCAGACCGTACTCGGAAGTTTTGCGGCGCTGGTTGGCACCGTGCTGACCTGGAGCGTAAGGGCGTTTTTCTAATTCTTTTCCTGTGCCGCTCAATGAAATTCCGAGACGGCGTGACAGTTTCCAAGCTGGACCTGTATAACGGGACATGGATGTTCCTCCTAAATTGGTTTTTGTCGTAAAATAAAAACCAGATGCACTCATGCGGCAGCCATTTTATAGTTCTGCATCTTCGCCCAGCAGCCTAAGGTTACGGGATGCACCTTCACTTAAAGAGAAGGAATAAAATGGACAGACACGCCCATGCAACTGCTGCGATTATTTTACACAAGGACCAGTATACCTCGTAGAGGCTTATAAAGTCAACTAAAGGGATCCTATTCATTCGCTTTGCAGGTGCGAAAACCGGAAGGGCACCACTTTCTTTTTTAAACCCCTTGATGATAAGATAGAGTTGAAATGAAAGCGCTTTCTAATACATGGAGGGGTGTAAGGGATGAAAGAACAGAAAACGAATTTCGAGACGGCGATCGTGCATGCCGGTTATGACAGCAGAGAGCATCACGACAGCCTGACGGTACCGCTTTATCAGACCTCCACATTCACATTTGGAACTGCGGAAGAAGGGGAACGCCGCTTCGCAGGTGATAGCTGCGGCAATATTTATTCGCGGCTTGGCAATCCGACTGTCCGTGTACTTGAAGAGCGGATGGCGGAACTGGAACACGGGGAAGGGGCACTGGCCTTCGGATCGGGGATGGCGGCAGTCAGTGCTGTGCTGATCCATCTGACGAAAGCGGGAGATCATGTGCTTTGTTCGCGAGGGGTATATGGCTGCACGTTTGGCCTCCTGGAAATGATGGAAGAGAAGTACAACATCACACACGACCTTGTCTCGATGAAAACAGAGGAAGAAATCGAAAAGCATATCCGTCCGGAAACAGTATGTATTTACGTTGAGACGCCGATCAATCCGACGATGGAAATTGTGAATCTCCAGGCTGCGGCTGCAGTTGCAGAACGCCATGGCTTGAAAATGGTGGTGGACAATACATTCTGTTCACCTTATCTGCAGAACCCGCTGCTATTGGGAGCGGATTTCGTACTGCACAGCGCAACGAAATACCTGAATGGTCATGGGGATGTGATTGCAGGTGTACTGATCGGCAGAGATAAGCCGGAAATGGAGAACCTGCGGATGACGGTTCAGAAGGATGTCGGCGGCATTATATCGCCTTTTGATGCCTGGCTGATCTTGCGGGGATTGAAGACGCTCCCGGTTCGGATGGATCGCCATACAGATAATGCAGAGCGTGTGCTTGAATTTTTAAAAGAGCATAAGGCCGTGCAAACGATCTATTACCCGCTTGACGAAGAGAACGTGCAGGTCGAGACAGCGAGACAGCAAATGCGCCGGGGCGGCGGACTCATTTCATTCGAAATTGAAGGAGGAAGGAAAGAAGCGCAGGTGTTCATGAATGCTTTATCGCTGATTAAGATTGCCGTCAGTCTTGGGGATGCGGAAACGCTGATCCAGCACCCGGCGACGATGACCCATGCTGTAGTGCCGGAAGAACAGCGCAGCGCAATGGGCATCAGCGATTCGCTTCTTCGGCTATCGGTCGGACTTGAGCATGCCGATGATATCCTCCGGGATCTGGACCAGGCGTTCAAGCAATTGAAGACTGACTTGCAGCAAGCGTGAGAAAAATCCGCTTAGCGGTACAGACAGCTGGCAGTGGACTTGATTACTCTTAATCTCAAGCGATAAAAAGGAAGAACCCATCTCTCTTTGCAAACGGACTGCTGAACTTTGTGACTGCTCTGCAGGCAGCAAAGAAGTTAAACAGCCGGTCATGCTGCAAAAAGACATGGGTTCTTTGGTTCGTCAACACGTTTTCCGTGTACATAAGGAGACATACGGTCCAGCCATTGACTGCTCTTTGAACTGTGGGTTTCTAGAGATGCTTCAGTAAAGTTTCAGCGAATTTCTCAATGCCCGCCCGGTCTTCATCACTGAACCGGTTTTTCACAGGACTGTCGATATCAAGGACGCCAATAACCGTGTCCTCTTTAATAAGGGGAACGACGATTTCAGACTGGGAGGCTGCATCACATGCGATATGGCCCGGAAATGCATGGACATCTTCCACGACAATCGTTTTCCGGTCAGCGGCTGCTGTGCCGCAAACCCCTTTGCCGACTTGGATCCGGACACACGCCGGCATTCCCTGGAATGGTCCAAGCACAAGTTCTCCTTCTTCCATTACATAAAAGCCGACCCAATTTACTGTTTCCAGAAATTGATTGAGCAAGGCGGATGCGTTGCTCAGGTTGGCAACCCGGTTCGTTTCGCCTTCAAGCAGGGCATCGAGTTGCTTGGCCAGCAGGCCGTATTGTTCAGCGCTTGTTCCGCTGTAAGCAGTTTGAGTAAACATGGACGTCTCTCCTTTAATCATGAATGTGCCTATTATAATTCTTTCAGCTTTTTGGTGGCAAATGTGCAGTCTTCAGTAAATAATTTTCTTCTTTCTTTACAATTTAGCAAACATAATAACAGAAAGCATGTTAAAATGGAATGTAAATGTTATGCTTATGCAATCGGGAACAGGGGGCTTATGATGACGACAACTCTCATCATTGCGATACTACTATTAATCGTAATTTTTATCGTATTGTACTTTAAGCGAAATGAACATAAAAATGAAATAGATCGTTTGGAAGATATGAAAATACAAGTGGAATCGAAGCCGGTCATGGAAGAACTGGAGCGTGTCAACCGCCTGAATATGACCGGGCAGACAGAAGCGCTGACCGCCCGCTGGCGCAGTATGTGGACTGAAGTGAAGGAAGTGTATGTCCCGTCCATCGATTCAAAGCTGATAAGCGCAGATGAAGCGGCCGATAAGTTCCAATTCAGCAAAGCGCGGCAGCTTGAAACGGAAGCGTCAAATGAAATCGGGAAAATCGAAGGGCAGATGAAACAGATTCTGGCGGAACTGGATGACCTGGTGGACAGCGAGTCAAGGAACCGGTCTGAAATGGAGGCACTGGTCGCTCAGCATAAACAAGCGCGGAAGATGCTCCTTGCCCATCAGCATTCTTTTGGCAATGCAGCCGAGCCGCTCGAGAGACGGTTGGAGGCATTCCTGCCACTGTTTGATGAGTACGAGCAGTTAAGTGCAAACGGAAATTATCTCCAGGCACGGGAAATTGTGGCGGATCTCAAGAAAGAAGGGGATTTGATTTTTCCGCTGGTTCAGGAGATTCCGGCTCTGCTCACAGAGCTCAATTCCAAGATTCCGGCATCGATTAAAGAAATCCGGAGCGGTCAGCATGAAATGGAGTTAAAATCTTATTTCCTTGGCCACCTTGAGCTGGACCGGGAACTGGATCAGATGGAGGACGAACTGGAAGATCTGAAAGTGGATACCCGGTCACTCAATACCGATGTGATTAATCAGCGCATCAACGCGATCAAAGAAAAGCTGGAATCGTTCTATGAGCTGTTGGAAAAAGAAGTGGAAGCGAAAAAGTATGTTGACGAGCATATTATCGGTACCGGAGAAGTGCTGGAAATCACAACCCGGAAGACCCGGGATACGCTTGATGAATACATTACAATCCGTCAAAGCTATAAAATTCCGGAAAAAAAGCAAAAAGTGCCGCATGACTGCCGGCTTCGGGCAGAACACCTGCAGGAACGCTATAACTTGCTTATTCAGCAGTACAGCGAAGATCAGTGTGCGTTTTCGACGCTTGAAGAAGAATTGAGCGGAATCCGGAGCGAGCTGGATGAAATCAATGGAATTCAAGATGATTTTACCCAATTCATGAAAAACCTGCGAATCGATGAAACGGCAGCCCGGAAAAAAGTTGACGAGCTGAAAAATTTGCTGATCGCCACTGACCGGATGCTGCATAAAGCTAATATTCCAGGAGTTCCGGAAGAGATGGATGTCCGACTGGAAGAAGCGGAAGAGCGGCTATTCGTGGCGATGAAGAGTTTGAGTGAAGTTCCGCTCAATATTCAGCAGGTGGAAACCGATGTCAATATTGCAGACAATGTCATTAATGACACCCGAAAAAAAGCGATTGAAATGATCGAGAATGTTCAACTGATCGAACAGATTATCCAATATGGCAACCGGTACAGAAAAACCGATCCGAAAATGAATGCCCGACTACTGGAAGCGGAAGAATCCTTCCGCCAGATGCGGTATACAAAAGCGCTGGAAGAAGCAGCAACAGCTGTTGAAGCGCATGAACCCGGGGCGATGAAACGGATTGAAGTACTGGTGAAACAAGACGCATAACAAGTAAAAACCACCAGCCTGCGCTGGTGGTTTTCTTTACGGAGGCGAACCAAGTGATTTACCTTGATAACAGTGCAACGACAAAAGCGAGAGCGGAGGTGCTGGAGACGTTCGTATCGGCGAGTGAACAGTTCTACGCGAATCCCGCTTCACTTCATAAAATGGGAAATGCGGCGGAAGACCTGCTGGAGCAGGCCCGGCAGCAGGCTGCCCGGCTGCTCCATATGCAGCATGTAATTTTTACATCCGGCGGCACGGAGTCAAATAACCTGGCGATTGCCGGGACGGCACGCGCTCATTCACACCGGGGGCGGCATATCATTTCATCGGCCATCGAGCACCCTTCTGTGCTCAATACGCTGCAAGCGCTGGAGTTGGAAGGGTTTGAAGTGACGCTGCTGCCGGTCGACAGTGAAGGGCAAATCCGTTTACAGGACTTGCAGGATGCATTGAGAAAAGATACGATTCTCGTTACGCTCATGCATGTCAATAACGAACTCGGCACCGTCTTACCGATCGAAGAAGTCGCCGGCATTCTGAAGCCGACCCGGACATTATTCCATGTGGACGCTGTGCAATCAGCCGGAAAGCTGCCGATTGATCCATCGGGCTTGCCGGATCTGCTGTCTGTTTCTGCCCATAAGTTTCATGGTTTGAAAGGAAGCGGGGTCCTGGCGTATAATCAGGCGGACTTCCGGCCGGTGCTGCA
Above is a genomic segment from Planococcus lenghuensis containing:
- a CDS encoding GAF domain-containing protein; the encoded protein is MFTQTAYSGTSAEQYGLLAKQLDALLEGETNRVANLSNASALLNQFLETVNWVGFYVMEEGELVLGPFQGMPACVRIQVGKGVCGTAAADRKTIVVEDVHAFPGHIACDAASQSEIVVPLIKEDTVIGVLDIDSPVKNRFSDEDRAGIEKFAETLLKHL
- the rpsD gene encoding 30S ribosomal protein S4, whose product is MSRYTGPAWKLSRRLGISLSGTGKELEKRPYAPGQHGANQRRKTSEYGLQLQEKQKLRFMYGLTERQFKNLFNKAGKLQGKHGDNFMILLESRLDNLVYRMGLARTRRQARQLVGHGHVMVDGARLDIPSYIVKPGQTISLREKSQNLDIVNESVEVNNFTPDYVTFDGEQKTGTFTRLPERGELSGEINEALIVEYYSR
- the megL gene encoding methionine gamma-lyase; the encoded protein is MKEQKTNFETAIVHAGYDSREHHDSLTVPLYQTSTFTFGTAEEGERRFAGDSCGNIYSRLGNPTVRVLEERMAELEHGEGALAFGSGMAAVSAVLIHLTKAGDHVLCSRGVYGCTFGLLEMMEEKYNITHDLVSMKTEEEIEKHIRPETVCIYVETPINPTMEIVNLQAAAAVAERHGLKMVVDNTFCSPYLQNPLLLGADFVLHSATKYLNGHGDVIAGVLIGRDKPEMENLRMTVQKDVGGIISPFDAWLILRGLKTLPVRMDRHTDNAERVLEFLKEHKAVQTIYYPLDEENVQVETARQQMRRGGGLISFEIEGGRKEAQVFMNALSLIKIAVSLGDAETLIQHPATMTHAVVPEEQRSAMGISDSLLRLSVGLEHADDILRDLDQAFKQLKTDLQQA
- a CDS encoding septation ring formation regulator EzrA, translating into MTTTLIIAILLLIVIFIVLYFKRNEHKNEIDRLEDMKIQVESKPVMEELERVNRLNMTGQTEALTARWRSMWTEVKEVYVPSIDSKLISADEAADKFQFSKARQLETEASNEIGKIEGQMKQILAELDDLVDSESRNRSEMEALVAQHKQARKMLLAHQHSFGNAAEPLERRLEAFLPLFDEYEQLSANGNYLQAREIVADLKKEGDLIFPLVQEIPALLTELNSKIPASIKEIRSGQHEMELKSYFLGHLELDRELDQMEDELEDLKVDTRSLNTDVINQRINAIKEKLESFYELLEKEVEAKKYVDEHIIGTGEVLEITTRKTRDTLDEYITIRQSYKIPEKKQKVPHDCRLRAEHLQERYNLLIQQYSEDQCAFSTLEEELSGIRSELDEINGIQDDFTQFMKNLRIDETAARKKVDELKNLLIATDRMLHKANIPGVPEEMDVRLEEAEERLFVAMKSLSEVPLNIQQVETDVNIADNVINDTRKKAIEMIENVQLIEQIIQYGNRYRKTDPKMNARLLEAEESFRQMRYTKALEEAATAVEAHEPGAMKRIEVLVKQDA
- a CDS encoding cysteine desulfurase family protein, coding for MIYLDNSATTKARAEVLETFVSASEQFYANPASLHKMGNAAEDLLEQARQQAARLLHMQHVIFTSGGTESNNLAIAGTARAHSHRGRHIISSAIEHPSVLNTLQALELEGFEVTLLPVDSEGQIRLQDLQDALRKDTILVTLMHVNNELGTVLPIEEVAGILKPTRTLFHVDAVQSAGKLPIDPSGLPDLLSVSAHKFHGLKGSGVLAYNQADFRPVLHGGGQESGRRSGTVSVPHAAAFAKALRLMEPNPLWPEWNRELRAFFSKYPEVKIISPRTGAPYILTGAMQGIKGEVLVSALQQQSVIVSTSSACSSKNLQASHVIDAISLPPALRDGVFRISLGAMTESADIAAFKQAFDAAYRVIKGEQTQ